One genomic window of Deltaproteobacteria bacterium includes the following:
- a CDS encoding phage holin family protein, which translates to MVKLLLRLIALSAAIFSIPYVLPGVKVESISTAVVAALVLAVLNVSLRPVLKILTFPINFLTLGLFTLVINTVILLLVEFAVEGFEIVGFWEAFVAAIFISVFNMLLRIIFVKKTKYDYDDDDDDEDDDDDEKK; encoded by the coding sequence ATGGTGAAACTTCTTTTAAGGCTCATAGCGCTAAGCGCTGCGATATTCTCAATACCTTATGTGCTCCCGGGTGTAAAGGTCGAGAGTATTAGCACGGCCGTGGTCGCGGCGTTGGTGCTTGCGGTATTAAATGTATCGCTTCGGCCTGTTTTGAAGATACTGACATTTCCGATTAATTTTTTGACCCTCGGGCTCTTTACTCTTGTCATTAATACGGTCATATTGTTGCTTGTTGAGTTCGCTGTCGAGGGGTTTGAGATAGTGGGGTTCTGGGAGGCCTTTGTTGCGGCCATTTTTATCAGTGTTTTCAATATGTTACTTAGGATTATCTTTGTTAAGAAAACCAAGTACGATTATGACGACGATGACGATGACGAAGACGACGATGACGATGAAAAAAAATGA